A genome region from Clupea harengus chromosome 7, Ch_v2.0.2, whole genome shotgun sequence includes the following:
- the LOC105889866 gene encoding HLA class II histocompatibility antigen, DP beta 1 chain-like isoform X2 — MSLTDMVFVESYFYNKMEFLVFNSTVGRYVGYSDFGMALAHQKNEDKHLLPYEQGSVDRLCKVNALVYKSHGMDKTMEPSVNLNLVRPVSSNHLAMLMCSAYNFYPQMIRVTWYRDGQKVTSDVSATEELADGDWFYQIHSHLEFTPKAGEKISCVVEHASFKEPREFVWDSSMPKAERNKIAIGAAGLLLGLVVCAAGLLYYRKTSRGWILAPQRSTPTH; from the exons ATGAGTTTGACAGACATGGTGTTTGTAGAGTCGTACTTTTATAATAAAATGGAATTCCTAGTATTTAACAGCACCGTTGGTAGGTATGTCGGCTATTCAGATTTTGGAATGGCTCTAGCACATCAAAAGAATGAAGATAAACACCTTCTGCCTTACGAGCAGGGCTCTGTGGACAGACTCTGCAAAGTCAATGCTCTTGTCTACAAAAGCCATGGAATGGACAAAACAA TGGAGCCCAGCGTGAATCTGAATTTGGTGAGGCCAGTCAGTAGCAATCATCTCGCCATGCTGATGTGCAGTGCCTACAACTTCTACCCACAAATGATCCGCGTGACCTGGTACAGAGACGGCCAGAAGGTGACCAGTGATGTCTCAGCCACGGAGGAGCTGGCGGATGGAGACTGGTTCTACCAGATCCACTCCCACCTGGAGTTCACCCCCAAAGCTGGAGAGAAGATCTCCTGTGTGGTGGAGCACGCCAGCTTCAAGGAGCCCAGGGAGTTTGTCTGGG ACTCCTCCATGCCCAAGGCTGAGAGGAATAAGATCGCCATTGGGGCCGCTGGCCTGCTGCTGGGACTGGTGGTCTGTGCTGCTGGACTGCTCTACTACAGGAAGACATCAAGAG GCTGGATCTTGGCTCCTCAAAGATCAACCCCTACTCATTGA
- the LOC116220978 gene encoding H-2 class II histocompatibility antigen, A-R alpha chain-like: MKKPLVSVMYVHDEVRLGSENTLICYVTGFYPPRLTVKWTRNNHNVTQGVSLSQIHINNDGTFNQFSTLKFTPQEGDMYTCTVEHSALEGPMTRYWDVEVSEPSLGPSVFCGVGLTLGLLGVATGTFFFVKGKESAGIIPH, encoded by the exons ATGAAAA AGCCCCTGGTTAGTGTCATGTATGTCCATGACGAGGTGCGTTTGGGTTCTGAGAACACCCTCATCTGCTACGTCACCGGGTTCTACCCTCCTCGACTCACCGTGAAGTGGACCAGGAACAACCACAACGTGACACAGGGAGTGAGCTTAAGCCAGATCCACATAAACAACGACGGCACCTTCAACCAGTTCTCCACCCTGAAGTTCACCCCTCAGGAGGGGGACATGTACACCTGCACTGTGGAGCACTCGGCACTGGAGGGGCCCATGACAAGATACTGGG ATGTGGAGGTGTCAGAGCCCAGTCTTGGTCCCTCAGTGTTCTGTGGAGTGGGTCTGACTCTGGGACTGCTGGGAGTGGCTACCGGAACGTTCTTCTTCGTCAAGGGAAAAGAGAGTGCAG GCATAATTCCTCATTAA
- the LOC105889866 gene encoding rano class II histocompatibility antigen, A beta chain-like isoform X1 — protein sequence MSRSRLICACLLPLVYLLLGVDGYCQYRWIRCYSNSMSLTDMVFVESYFYNKMEFLVFNSTVGRYVGYSDFGMALAHQKNEDKHLLPYEQGSVDRLCKVNALVYKSHGMDKTMEPSVNLNLVRPVSSNHLAMLMCSAYNFYPQMIRVTWYRDGQKVTSDVSATEELADGDWFYQIHSHLEFTPKAGEKISCVVEHASFKEPREFVWDSSMPKAERNKIAIGAAGLLLGLVVCAAGLLYYRKTSRGWILAPQRSTPTH from the exons ATGTCCAGGTCAAGACTGATTTGTGCTTGTCTCCTGCCATTAGTATATCTTCTCCTTGGCGTAG atggATATTGCCAGTACAGATGGATACGATGCTACTCCAACTCAATGAGTTTGACAGACATGGTGTTTGTAGAGTCGTACTTTTATAATAAAATGGAATTCCTAGTATTTAACAGCACCGTTGGTAGGTATGTCGGCTATTCAGATTTTGGAATGGCTCTAGCACATCAAAAGAATGAAGATAAACACCTTCTGCCTTACGAGCAGGGCTCTGTGGACAGACTCTGCAAAGTCAATGCTCTTGTCTACAAAAGCCATGGAATGGACAAAACAA TGGAGCCCAGCGTGAATCTGAATTTGGTGAGGCCAGTCAGTAGCAATCATCTCGCCATGCTGATGTGCAGTGCCTACAACTTCTACCCACAAATGATCCGCGTGACCTGGTACAGAGACGGCCAGAAGGTGACCAGTGATGTCTCAGCCACGGAGGAGCTGGCGGATGGAGACTGGTTCTACCAGATCCACTCCCACCTGGAGTTCACCCCCAAAGCTGGAGAGAAGATCTCCTGTGTGGTGGAGCACGCCAGCTTCAAGGAGCCCAGGGAGTTTGTCTGGG ACTCCTCCATGCCCAAGGCTGAGAGGAATAAGATCGCCATTGGGGCCGCTGGCCTGCTGCTGGGACTGGTGGTCTGTGCTGCTGGACTGCTCTACTACAGGAAGACATCAAGAG GCTGGATCTTGGCTCCTCAAAGATCAACCCCTACTCATTGA